A region from the Saccharomonospora azurea NA-128 genome encodes:
- a CDS encoding TIGR02391 family protein, with amino-acid sequence MHDGAGNFARGVYSAIRNPNAHDEGDELAENEALEQLAAFSILARWVDTAVVESIR; translated from the coding sequence CTGCATGACGGCGCAGGCAACTTCGCGCGTGGCGTCTACTCCGCCATCCGTAACCCGAACGCCCATGATGAAGGTGACGAACTGGCTGAGAACGAGGCGCTGGAGCAACTGGCCGCGTTCAGCATCCTTGCCCGATGGGTCGACACAGCAGTCGTTGAGTCAATCAGGTAA